A genomic stretch from Engraulis encrasicolus isolate BLACKSEA-1 chromosome 12, IST_EnEncr_1.0, whole genome shotgun sequence includes:
- the LOC134459529 gene encoding histidine ammonia-lyase-like, protein MTRVSVQVGGKWVQVMMDPNASVAQVGQSAIALSGRPTQLKFQMRRCSDGAPLGLDKPTKTVLRNNDFVDLVMEGENWSLPAVPVFADAQRSWVEPTEYLSMDGESLTTEDLVRLSKGNLKIKLTKEAEKKVCDARDVIDLIIKEGRVVYGINTGFGRFADTAVSPDDLKKLQDYVVRSSSAGVGNPLTPERTRMLLALRINVLAKGYSGISMETLNGIIDAFNASCLSWVPEQGTVGACGDLAPLAHLCQGLMGEGLMWSPQSGWAPAKDVLQGHGLKPILLKPKEGLALINGTQMISSLGAEALERAQAIARQADIIAALTLEALKGTSKAFDKDIHFVKPQPGQMEAAFRLRSVTHSSVHPSGITGSYERVQDAYTLRCSPQVHGIANDTIAFVKNIITTELNSATDNPLVFAERGITISGGNFHGEYPAKALDFLAIGVHELASISERRIERLCNPSLSQLPAFLVKDGGLNCGFMVAHCTAAALVSENKVLCHPSSVDSLSTSAATEDHVSMGGWAARKALRVVEHVEQVLAIELLAACQGLEFHRPLKTTAPLEQVHKLVRSVVRPWDKDRAMSPDIEAAHKLLREEKVWEVVRPFVEQYALTEKK, encoded by the exons ATGACTCGTGTCAGCGTCCAAGTCGGAGGTAAATGGGTGCAGGTGATGATGGATCCCAACGCCAGCGTGGCCCAGGTAGGACAGAGCGCCATCGCCCTCAGTGGACGCCCCACGCAGTTAAAGTTCCAAATGAGACGCTGTTCTGATGGCGCACCCTTGGGTCTGGACAAGCCGACCAAAACAGTTCTGCGCAATAACGATTTCGTTGACCTCG tgatggagggagagaactggtcgctcccagcTGTTCCAGTGTTCGCTGA TGCACAAAGATCCTGGGTGGAGccaactgag TACCTCTCTATGGATGGGGAAAGTCTGACCACGGAGGACCTGGTGAGGCTGAGCAAAGGAAATCTGAagatcaag cttacAAAAGAGGCTGAGAAGAAAGTCTGTGACGCTAGGGACGTCATCGATCTGATCATCAAGGAGGGCCGAg TTGTGTATGGAATAAACACTGGCTTTGGGAGGTTTGCTGACACGGCCGTCTCACCCGATGACCTCAA GAAGCTGCAGGACTACGTGGTCCGGTCAAGTAGTGCTG gtgttggTAACCCCCTGACTCCTGAGAGAACCCGGATGCTTCTGGCTCTCCGCATCAACGTGCTGGCCAAAGGCTACAGTGGCATTTCTATGGAAACACTCAACGGAATCATAGACGCGTTCAATG cgtcgTGCCTGTCGTGGGTCCCTGAGCAGGGCACGGTGGGGGCGTGTGGTGACCTGGCTCCTCTGGCTCACCTCTGCCAGGGGCTGATGGGAGAAGGACTCATGTGGTCCCCACAGAGCGGATGGGCACCCGCCAAAGAT GTGTTGCAAGGCCATGGCCTGAAGCCGATCCTCCTGAAACCGAAAGAG GGACTGGCTCTCATCAACGGTACCCAGATGATCTCCAGCCTGGGAGCGGAGGCGCTGGAGAGAGCTCAGGCCATCGCACGCCAGGCCGACATCATCGCCGCCCTCACCCTCGAGGCACTCAAGGGCACCAGCAAAGCCTTCGACAAAG atatcCATTTTGTGAAGCCTCAGCCTGGTCAGATGGAGGCGGCTTTCCGCTTGCGCTCTGTGACACATTCTAGCGTACATCCCTCTGGAAttacag GTTCTTATGAGCGCGTGCAGGATGCCTACACATTGCGCTGCTCTCCTcag GTTCATGGGATTGCCAATGACACCATTGCGTTTGTGAAGAACATCATCACCACTGAGCTCAACAGTGCTACAGACAATCCA CTGGTGTTTGCTGAGCGTGGAAtcactatttctggaggaaactTTCATGGGGAATATCCAGCAAAg gctCTGGACTTCCTGGCCATAGGGGTGCATGAGTTGGCCAGCATCAGTGAGCGCCGCATCGAGAGGCTCTGCAACCCCAGCCTGAGCCAGCTGCCCGCTTTCCTGGTGAAAGACGGAGGGCTCAACTGTGGATTTATGGTGGCACACTGCACTGCCGCtgccctag tgtcgGAGAACAAGGTGCTGTGCCACccctcgtctgtggactccctgTCCACCAGTGCAGCCACTGAGGACCACGTGTCCATGGGGGGATGGGCAGCACGCAAGGCCCTCAGAGTGGTGGAGCACGTGGAGCAAG TGTTGGCCATTGAGCTGCTGGCTGCCTGCCAGGGTCTGGAGTTCCACCGGCCTCTGAAGACCACGGCTCCCCTGGAACAGGTGCACAAGCTGGTGCGCTCCGTCGTCAG GCCATGGGACAAGGACCGCGCCATGAGCCCTGACATCGAGGCCGCACACAAGCTCCTGAGGGAGGAGAAG GTCTGGGAAGTTGTTAGGCCTTTCGTGGAGCAGTACGCACTTACAGAAAAAAAGTAA
- the LOC134459713 gene encoding histidine ammonia-lyase-like, whose protein sequence is MSRVSVLVGGKWAQVMMDPNANVGQVGQSAIALCGRPAQLKFKMRRCSDGAPLGLDEPAKKMLRNNDFVDLVMEGENWSLPAVPVFADAQRSWVEPTEYLSMDGESLTTEDLVRLSKGNLKIKLTQEAEKKVCDSRAVIDLIIKEGRVVYGINTGFGRFADTVVSPDDLKNLQDNLIRSHSAGVGDPLTPERTRMLLALRINVLAKGFSGVSMETLNGIIDAFNASCLSWVPEQGTVGACGDLAPLAHLCQGLMGEGLMWSPQSGWAPAKDVLQGHGLKPIILKSKEGLALINGTQMISSLGAEALERAQAIARQADIIAALTLEALKGTSKAFDKDIHFVKPQPGQMEVAFRLRSVTHSSVHPSGITGSYERVQDAYTLRCSPQVHGIANDTIAFVKNIITTELNSATDNPLVFAERGITISGGNFHGEYPAKALDFLAIGVHELASISERRIERLCNPSLSQLPAFLVKDGGLNSGFMIAHCTAAALVSENKVLCHPSSVDSLSTSAATEDHVSMGGWAARKALRVVEHVERVLAIELLAACQGLEFHRPLKTTAPLEQVHKLVRSVVRPWDKDRAMSPDIEAAHKLLREEKVWEVVRPFVEQYARTEKK, encoded by the exons ATGTCTCGTGTCAGCGTCCTAGTCGGCGGTAAGTGGGCGCAAGTGATGATGGATCCCAACGCCAACGTGGGGCAGGTGGGGCAGAGCGCCATCGCCCTCTGTGGACGCCCCGCGCAGTTGAAGTTCAAGATGAGACGCTGCTCCGACGGCGCGCCCTTGGGTCTGGACGAGCCCGCCAAGAAAATGCTGCGTAATAACGACTTCGTCGACCTCG tgatggagggagagaactggtcgctcccagcTGTTCCAGTGTTCGCTGA TGCACAAAGATCCTGGGTGGAGccaactgag TACCTCTCTATGGATGGGGAAAGTCTGACCACGGAGGACCTGGTGAGGCTCAGCAAAGGAAATCTGAagatcaag cttacACAAGAGGCTGAGAAGAAAGTCTGTGACTCCAGGGCTGTAATCGATCTGATCATCAAGGAGGgccgag TTGTGTACGGAATAAACACTGGCTTTGGGAGGTTTGCTGACACAGTCGTCTCACCCGATGACCTCAA GAACCTGCAGGACAACCTCATCCGGTCACATAGTGCGG gtgttggTGACCCCCTGACTCCTGAGAGAACCCGGATGCTTCTGGCTCTCCGCATCAACGTGCTAGCCAAAGGATTCAGTGGCGTTTCTATGGAAACCCTCAACGGAATCATAGACGCGTTCAATG catcgtGCCTGTCGTGGGTCCCTGAGCAGGGCACAGTGGGGGCGTGTGGTGACCTGGCTCCTCTGGCTCACCTCTGCCAGGGGCTGATGGGAGAAGGACTCATGTGGTCCCCACAGAGCGGATGGGCCCCCGCCAAAGAT GTGCTGCAAGGCCATGGCCTGAAGCCGATCATCTTGAAATCGAAAGAG GGACTGGCTCTCATCAACGGTACCCAGATGATCTCCAGCCTGGGAGCGGAGGCGCTGGAGAGAGCTCAGGCCATCGCACGCCAGGCCGACATCATCGCCGCCCTCACCCTCGAGGCACTCAAGGGCACCAGCAAAGCCTTCGACAAAG atatcCATTTTGTGAAGCCTCAGCCTGGTCAGATGGAGGTGGCTTTCCGCTTGCGCTCTGTGACACACTCTAGCGTACATCCCTCTGGaattacag GTTCTTATGAGCGTGTGCAGGATGCCTACACATTGCGCTGCTCTCCTcag GTTCATGGGATTGCCAATGACACCATTGCGTTTGTGAAGAACATCATCACCACTGAGCTCAACAGTGCTACAGACAATCCA CTGGTGTTTGCTGAGCGTGGAAtcactatttctggaggaaactTTCATGGGGAATATCCAGCAAAg GCTCTGGACTTCCTGGCCATAGGGGTGCATGAGTTGGCCAGCATCAGTGAGCGCCGCATCGAGAGGCTCTGCAACCCCAGCCTGAGCCAGCTGCCCGCTTTCCTGGTCAAAGACGGAGGGCTCAACTCTGGATTTATGATCGCACactgcactgctgctgccctag tgtcgGAGAACAAGGTGCTGTGCCACccctcgtctgtggactccctgTCCACCAGTGCAGCCACTGAGGACCACGTGTCCATGGGGGGATGGGCAGCACGCAAGGCCCTCAGAGTGGTGGAGCACGTGGAGAGGG TGTTGGCCATTGAGCTGCTGGCTGCCTGCCAGGGTCTGGAGTTCCACCGGCCTCTGAAGACCACGGCTCCCCTGGAACAGGTGCACAAGCTGGTGCGCTCCGTCGTCAG GCCTTGGGACAAGGACCGCGCCATGAGCCCTGACATCGAGGCCGCACACAAGCTCCTGAGGGAGGAGAAG GTGTGGGAGGTTGTTAGGCCTTTTGTGGAGCAATACGCACGCACAGAAAAAAAGTAA